One genomic segment of Intestinimonas butyriciproducens includes these proteins:
- a CDS encoding NifB/NifX family molybdenum-iron cluster-binding protein: MKIAVTYENGTVFQHFGHTEQFKVYQVEDGRVTGTEILDTNGSGHGALAGFLRDAGVEALICGGLGMGARNALAQAGVTLYAGVTGDADAAVQALLADRLAYGTEANCSHHDGGHDHTHHGDCASHDCGGHCGA, from the coding sequence GTGAAAATCGCAGTGACTTATGAGAATGGGACCGTGTTTCAGCACTTTGGCCACACGGAGCAGTTCAAGGTATACCAGGTGGAAGACGGCAGGGTGACAGGAACAGAGATCCTGGACACCAACGGCAGCGGACACGGCGCGCTGGCGGGCTTTCTGCGGGATGCCGGCGTGGAGGCCCTGATCTGCGGCGGCCTGGGTATGGGCGCCCGGAACGCACTGGCACAGGCGGGCGTCACCCTGTACGCCGGGGTCACCGGCGACGCGGACGCTGCGGTCCAGGCCCTGCTGGCGGACCGCCTGGCCTACGGTACCGAGGCCAACTGCAGCCATCATGACGGTGGCCATGATCACACGCACCACGGAGACTGCGCGTCCCACGACTGCGGCGGACACTGCGGCGCATGA
- a CDS encoding sigma-54 interaction domain-containing protein, with translation MESKLLDTITEIVGEGIVCVNAGGIVTHFNRKAKEITGIVLEGGRSHPAGSILPGDIVLIADNMLGDDDGGMTPEDLSHLNIRDPELRPGDVVLAAGVYHRGGSKPLYRRCGPYAMPQALCLEGRCGGLEVRLSVSRYEKLLTISVGGEPYHLRYLRSMAHLVVVDGGTGKVKFYQEKGCTIRHEDLKGLLEGGTFQPKNDGTTEFSVIGRDFFELFQPCELTQRMDRLLSGGGGATLDEELYINKRLMLCSILPVREGNHVRGAVLKLTDLSELHKLLDQRNELITKVEQASLNVDNQAMRVPANAFPDFAGSSPPIQRVKYLAFKAAQARCNVIITGESGTGKSQLAREIHRLSRPDGPFVEVNCSSIPRDLFESELFGYMGGAFTGALSGGKPGYFEQADGGTIFLDEIGEIPMSAQVKLLYAIQNKRFYRVGATKPTNVDVRILSATNQDLWKAVREGRFREDLYYRINVFSLRIPPLRERISDLYLLSRSLTESVCAQYGIPPKKLSGSAVEKLLQHTWPGNIRELGNVIERAVAVCESSIIGPEEIELSPVGARPTEAAPVLSGPLKAQLEYAEEQALLRALAAAEGDKRRAMELLEMKKSSFYERLQHYGIK, from the coding sequence ATGGAAAGCAAGCTGCTCGACACCATAACCGAAATCGTGGGTGAGGGCATCGTCTGCGTCAACGCGGGCGGGATCGTCACCCACTTCAACCGTAAGGCCAAGGAGATCACCGGCATCGTCCTGGAGGGCGGGCGCTCCCATCCCGCCGGCTCCATTCTCCCGGGAGACATTGTGCTCATCGCGGACAACATGCTGGGGGACGATGACGGCGGCATGACGCCGGAGGACCTCTCCCATCTGAATATCCGCGACCCGGAGCTCCGCCCCGGAGACGTGGTGCTGGCCGCCGGCGTTTATCACAGAGGAGGGTCCAAGCCCCTCTACCGCCGCTGCGGACCATACGCCATGCCCCAGGCGCTGTGTCTGGAGGGCCGCTGCGGCGGCCTGGAGGTGCGCCTTTCGGTGAGCCGGTACGAAAAGCTGCTGACCATCTCCGTCGGGGGCGAGCCCTACCACCTCCGGTATCTCCGCTCCATGGCCCACCTGGTGGTGGTGGACGGCGGGACCGGGAAGGTAAAATTTTATCAGGAAAAGGGCTGTACCATCCGTCACGAGGATCTGAAAGGACTCCTGGAGGGGGGAACTTTCCAGCCGAAAAATGACGGCACCACCGAGTTCAGCGTCATCGGCCGGGACTTTTTTGAGCTCTTTCAGCCCTGTGAGCTCACCCAGCGCATGGACCGCCTCCTCTCCGGCGGAGGCGGGGCCACGCTGGACGAGGAGCTCTACATCAACAAGCGTCTCATGCTCTGCTCCATTCTGCCGGTGCGGGAAGGAAATCATGTCCGCGGCGCCGTGCTCAAGCTTACCGACCTCTCCGAGCTGCACAAGCTGCTGGACCAGCGCAACGAGCTCATCACCAAGGTGGAGCAGGCCAGCCTCAACGTGGACAACCAGGCCATGCGGGTCCCGGCCAACGCCTTTCCCGACTTTGCAGGCAGCTCTCCCCCCATCCAGCGGGTCAAATATCTGGCCTTCAAGGCTGCCCAGGCCAGGTGCAACGTCATCATCACAGGGGAGAGCGGCACCGGCAAGTCCCAACTGGCCCGGGAGATTCACCGTCTCTCCCGGCCCGACGGCCCCTTCGTGGAGGTCAACTGCAGCTCCATCCCCAGGGACCTCTTTGAGAGCGAGCTCTTCGGCTATATGGGCGGAGCCTTTACCGGAGCCCTCTCCGGCGGAAAGCCGGGCTACTTTGAGCAGGCGGACGGCGGCACCATCTTCCTCGACGAGATCGGCGAGATCCCCATGAGCGCCCAGGTCAAGCTGCTCTACGCCATCCAGAACAAGCGGTTTTACCGCGTGGGTGCCACCAAGCCCACCAACGTGGACGTGCGTATCCTCTCCGCCACCAATCAGGACCTGTGGAAGGCCGTGCGCGAGGGCCGTTTCCGGGAGGATCTCTACTACCGGATCAACGTCTTTTCCCTGCGCATCCCGCCCCTGCGTGAGCGTATCTCGGACCTCTATCTCCTCAGCCGCAGTCTCACCGAGTCCGTCTGCGCCCAGTACGGCATCCCGCCCAAAAAGCTCTCCGGCTCGGCAGTGGAGAAGCTGCTCCAGCACACCTGGCCGGGCAATATCCGGGAGCTGGGCAACGTCATCGAGCGGGCGGTAGCGGTATGCGAGAGCAGCATCATCGGCCCTGAGGAGATCGAACTCTCCCCCGTGGGCGCGCGTCCGACGGAAGCCGCCCCCGTCCTCTCCGGTCCGCTGAAAGCCCAGCTGGAATACGCCGAGGAACAGGCGCTTCTCCGCGCTCTGGCGGCCGCAGAGGGCGACAAGCGCCGGGCCATGGAGCTGCTGGAGATGAAAAAGTCCAGCTTCTACGAACGTCTGCAACACTATGGGATCAAGTGA
- a CDS encoding DUF134 domain-containing protein, which translates to MSRPPKCRRVCTLPRCGGFRPMEDAPWSGTVTLGVDEYEVIRLIDLEGLTQEQCAAQMEVARTTVTGIYLSARRKLAQALVERKALAVAGGHYRLCDGGECRRRGHECPKKQKLEAFHRENRSDL; encoded by the coding sequence ATGTCCAGACCACCAAAATGCAGACGGGTATGCACCCTGCCCCGGTGCGGTGGGTTCCGCCCCATGGAGGACGCCCCCTGGAGCGGGACCGTGACCCTGGGAGTAGATGAATACGAGGTGATCCGCCTCATCGACCTGGAGGGCCTGACCCAGGAGCAGTGCGCCGCGCAGATGGAGGTGGCACGCACCACAGTAACCGGCATCTATCTCAGCGCCCGCCGCAAGCTGGCCCAGGCCCTGGTGGAGCGCAAGGCGCTGGCGGTGGCGGGGGGGCATTACCGCCTGTGTGACGGTGGGGAATGTCGCCGCCGGGGGCACGAATGCCCCAAAAAGCAGAAATTGGAGGCGTTTCATCGTGAAAATCGCAGTGACTTATGA
- a CDS encoding 4Fe-4S binding protein produces MNFQASKINEQTPWQEMTPGGEIYEGGTAKAVRTGEWRSDVPVWDPAKCKQCLLCAPFCPDSSIPVSNGKRGAFDLDHCKGCGICWKVCPFGAIAFEKEEK; encoded by the coding sequence ATGAACTTCCAGGCATCCAAAATCAACGAGCAGACTCCCTGGCAGGAGATGACTCCGGGCGGGGAGATCTACGAGGGCGGCACCGCAAAGGCAGTGCGCACCGGCGAGTGGCGCTCCGACGTGCCGGTCTGGGACCCGGCCAAATGCAAGCAGTGTCTGCTGTGCGCCCCCTTTTGTCCCGACTCCTCCATCCCCGTCTCCAATGGAAAGCGGGGCGCATTTGATCTGGACCACTGCAAGGGCTGCGGCATCTGCTGGAAGGTCTGCCCCTTCGGCGCCATCGCCTTTGAAAAGGAGGAGAAGTGA
- the porA gene encoding pyruvate ferredoxin oxidoreductase — translation MSIRDRLSGNEAIACAMRQINPGVFAAFPITPSTEIPQYFAQYVANGLVDTEYVTVESEHSSMSTCIGAQAAGVRAVTATSSCGLAYMTEMLYVAASSRLPITLACVNRALTGPININNDHSDSMGARDTGWIQLYAENNQEAYDNYLQAMRIAETPDVRLPIMVCQDGFITSHAVENILLEADEKVRAFVGEYTPERHLLQHGNPLAVGPYDTCPYCMEHKVQQAEAMKNAKRAVLEVAADFARTFGRKYGLFEAYAMEDAEVALVLIGSTAGTAKACVQRLRERGVKAGLLKLRVFRPFPMEEIAQALSHVKAVAVMDKSEGYSGCGGPLFAEVRSACYDLPNRPLMTNVVYGLGGRDCAVEDVERVYRHLLRMAESGQAGPRYLHMGQRSSEQEVL, via the coding sequence ATGAGTATCCGCGACCGCCTGTCGGGAAATGAGGCCATTGCCTGCGCCATGCGGCAGATCAACCCCGGCGTCTTTGCCGCCTTCCCCATCACCCCTTCCACCGAGATCCCCCAGTACTTCGCCCAGTATGTGGCCAACGGCCTGGTGGACACCGAGTACGTCACCGTGGAGTCGGAGCACTCCTCCATGTCCACCTGTATCGGAGCCCAGGCCGCCGGCGTTCGGGCCGTCACCGCCACGTCGTCCTGCGGTCTGGCGTACATGACGGAGATGCTGTATGTGGCCGCCTCTTCCCGCCTGCCCATCACCCTCGCCTGCGTCAACCGCGCCCTCACAGGCCCCATCAACATCAACAACGACCACTCCGACTCCATGGGTGCGCGGGACACCGGCTGGATCCAGCTCTATGCGGAGAACAACCAGGAGGCCTATGACAACTATCTCCAGGCCATGCGCATCGCCGAAACCCCGGATGTGCGCCTCCCGATCATGGTCTGCCAGGACGGCTTCATCACCTCCCACGCGGTGGAGAATATCCTGCTGGAGGCGGACGAGAAGGTCCGGGCCTTCGTGGGGGAGTATACGCCGGAGCGCCATCTGCTCCAGCACGGCAATCCCCTGGCCGTGGGCCCCTATGACACCTGTCCCTACTGTATGGAGCATAAGGTCCAGCAGGCCGAGGCCATGAAAAACGCCAAGCGGGCCGTGCTGGAGGTGGCCGCAGATTTTGCACGGACCTTCGGCCGGAAATACGGCCTCTTCGAGGCCTATGCGATGGAGGACGCCGAGGTGGCGCTGGTGCTCATCGGCTCCACCGCCGGCACGGCCAAGGCCTGTGTCCAGCGCCTGCGGGAGCGGGGCGTCAAGGCCGGGCTCCTCAAGTTGCGTGTGTTCCGCCCCTTCCCTATGGAGGAGATCGCCCAAGCCCTCTCCCATGTGAAGGCGGTGGCAGTCATGGACAAGAGCGAGGGTTATTCCGGCTGCGGCGGTCCCCTCTTTGCCGAGGTGCGCTCCGCCTGCTACGATCTGCCCAACCGCCCCCTCATGACCAACGTGGTCTACGGCCTGGGCGGACGCGACTGTGCGGTGGAGGACGTGGAGCGGGTCTACCGCCACCTGCTCCGGATGGCCGAAAGCGGCCAGGCCGGCCCCCGGTATCTCCACATGGGCCAGCGCAGCAGTGAACAGGAGGTGCTCTGA
- a CDS encoding Na+/H+ antiporter NhaC family protein — MEFGFLSILPPLLTIVLAIITKNVFISLFIGVFLGFCVIDGFHIISALNATLNGFITTFESHSNTIVIASILMIGALIYIIERSGGIEGFVEIMVRKKGVIRSKRAANIFTWLVGVLVFTSGSLSCLVVGSVTRPVNDAMRVSHEKSAFLVHATSTPVCVLLPLSGWGAAMIGYLTSGGVEESRAATLLVQSIPLNFYCMLAVLGSLLLCLLRKDFGPLKAAELRADTTGELDSPSSATSLDEVSDDKSYLDTDRPLARNMLIPIAVLILGVLVVLTVTGSGNPLDGNGMNALLWGVFLALVASGILCITQKIYNLSQFIDVAFKGASGMLSIAMILIFGFTMGGVVSQLGTGLYLCSIFEQFLSPSLLPVLVFLMACLISFATGTSMGTMAITSVICLPMALQLGVDIPLVAGAVWGGSIFGDHCSPISDTTIMTCSTTGCNIIDHIKTQFPYCLAFAVLSIIFYLFLGFIM; from the coding sequence GTGGAATTTGGGTTTCTATCAATCTTGCCGCCGTTGTTGACTATTGTTTTGGCAATTATTACTAAAAATGTATTTATTTCTCTGTTTATTGGTGTATTCCTTGGCTTCTGCGTTATTGATGGTTTTCACATCATCTCTGCGCTTAATGCCACCCTTAATGGTTTTATCACCACATTCGAGAGCCACAGCAACACCATTGTTATTGCCTCCATTCTTATGATTGGCGCGTTAATCTATATCATTGAGCGCTCCGGCGGAATTGAAGGCTTTGTCGAAATTATGGTGCGAAAAAAAGGAGTTATCAGGTCTAAACGGGCCGCCAATATTTTTACTTGGCTAGTAGGCGTTCTAGTCTTTACCTCGGGCTCTCTTAGTTGTCTTGTTGTCGGCTCTGTTACTCGTCCAGTTAACGATGCCATGCGGGTCTCACATGAAAAATCAGCATTCTTGGTCCATGCCACTTCTACACCAGTTTGTGTGTTGCTCCCATTGAGCGGCTGGGGTGCCGCCATGATCGGTTACCTCACTTCCGGCGGCGTAGAGGAGTCCCGAGCAGCCACACTGTTGGTCCAATCCATACCATTAAACTTCTATTGTATGCTGGCTGTCCTCGGCTCTCTTTTACTCTGCCTGCTCCGCAAGGATTTTGGCCCTTTGAAAGCCGCTGAGCTGCGGGCTGACACCACTGGTGAATTGGATTCGCCCTCATCTGCTACTTCTTTAGACGAAGTGAGCGATGACAAAAGTTATTTGGATACCGACCGTCCTTTGGCCCGCAATATGCTCATTCCCATTGCTGTTCTCATCCTGGGCGTATTAGTTGTACTGACGGTCACTGGCAGTGGGAATCCTTTAGATGGTAACGGCATGAATGCCCTTCTGTGGGGCGTCTTCCTTGCTTTAGTTGCTTCCGGTATTCTGTGTATAACCCAAAAAATTTACAACCTATCACAGTTCATTGATGTGGCATTCAAAGGTGCGTCTGGCATGCTCTCCATCGCTATGATTTTAATTTTCGGCTTTACCATGGGAGGCGTGGTCTCCCAACTTGGCACCGGACTGTATCTTTGTTCCATCTTTGAGCAATTTCTTTCTCCCTCTCTCCTGCCCGTTCTTGTCTTTTTGATGGCCTGTCTTATTTCTTTTGCCACCGGTACTTCTATGGGTACTATGGCGATCACCTCGGTGATTTGCCTACCTATGGCTCTCCAGCTGGGCGTAGATATTCCTTTGGTGGCAGGTGCTGTATGGGGTGGTAGTATTTTCGGTGATCACTGCTCTCCCATTTCAGATACTACTATTATGACCTGTTCCACCACTGGGTGTAATATTATCGACCATATCAAAACACAGTTTCCTTATTGTCTCGCGTTTGCCGTTCTCTCTATTATCTTCTATCTATTTTTGGGCTTTATTATGTAA
- a CDS encoding N-acyl-D-amino-acid deacylase family protein, whose protein sequence is MRTLIKNGTIIDPANHIHARNNLLLQDGKVLATVQDEPEADVVLDAVGKYVCPGFIDIHMHEDPYDPVRDRLIPSIMTSMLRMGVTTAIGGNCGINTVSPIRYLELMDRDGGPVNMGLLAGHTFLREQAGHLDKYAPITPDALRRLSGLAQEALEAGCFGISFGIRYVPGISMDEMVETARGCRKSGKFIAAHVRDDAAYIFRAVQELIDVGRALDLPVQNSHVGSMGGFGQMERLLAMMDAYRANGMDLSGDCYPYYAFSTRIGETTYDDGFLERYQTDYSVIEVCEGPYKGQRCTEAIFRTLRREAPRTITVCHVMKPEDVDMALLHPNIMLASDGLMDNGQGHPRAAGAFPRFVRNYVGSGRLSLDEAVYKMTAMPAAKLGLSHKGNLRSGADADVVVLDLDRIADRATFDQPNAGPEGFDYVLVGGEVAVDHDRVVRSDLGRALRK, encoded by the coding sequence ATGAGAACCCTGATCAAAAACGGCACCATTATCGATCCTGCCAACCATATTCATGCCAGGAACAACCTCCTCCTTCAGGACGGAAAGGTCTTGGCCACCGTGCAGGACGAGCCCGAGGCCGACGTTGTTCTGGACGCCGTCGGAAAATATGTCTGTCCTGGCTTCATCGACATCCACATGCACGAGGACCCCTATGATCCGGTCCGGGACCGCCTGATCCCCAGCATCATGACCTCCATGCTGAGGATGGGCGTCACCACCGCCATCGGCGGGAATTGCGGCATCAACACCGTCTCCCCGATCCGATACCTGGAGCTTATGGACCGGGACGGCGGGCCCGTCAACATGGGGCTGCTGGCTGGGCACACCTTTCTCCGGGAGCAGGCCGGACACCTGGACAAATATGCTCCTATCACCCCCGATGCGCTCCGCCGTCTCTCCGGACTGGCACAGGAGGCGCTGGAGGCGGGCTGCTTCGGCATCTCCTTCGGCATCCGCTATGTACCCGGCATCTCCATGGATGAGATGGTGGAGACGGCCCGCGGCTGCCGGAAGTCCGGCAAATTCATCGCTGCCCACGTCCGGGACGACGCGGCGTACATTTTCCGCGCGGTACAGGAACTGATCGACGTGGGACGGGCGCTGGATCTCCCGGTGCAGAATTCTCATGTGGGCAGCATGGGCGGCTTCGGTCAGATGGAGCGGCTGCTTGCCATGATGGACGCCTACCGGGCCAACGGTATGGATCTGTCCGGCGACTGTTATCCCTATTATGCCTTCAGCACCCGCATCGGAGAGACCACCTATGACGACGGTTTCCTGGAGCGGTATCAGACGGATTATTCCGTCATCGAGGTCTGCGAGGGCCCCTACAAGGGGCAGCGCTGCACGGAGGCCATTTTCCGGACGCTTCGCCGGGAGGCCCCCCGTACCATCACCGTCTGCCATGTGATGAAGCCGGAGGACGTGGACATGGCCCTCCTCCACCCCAACATCATGCTGGCCAGCGACGGCCTCATGGACAACGGCCAGGGACATCCCCGGGCAGCGGGCGCCTTTCCCCGTTTTGTGCGCAATTACGTCGGAAGCGGACGTCTCAGTCTGGACGAGGCAGTGTACAAAATGACCGCCATGCCCGCCGCCAAGCTGGGGCTCTCCCACAAAGGGAACCTCCGCAGCGGCGCCGATGCCGACGTGGTGGTGCTGGATCTGGACCGAATCGCGGACCGCGCTACCTTTGACCAGCCCAACGCCGGACCAGAGGGCTTTGACTACGTCCTCGTCGGAGGGGAGGTGGCTGTAGACCATGACCGGGTTGTCCGTTCTGACCTGGGCCGGGCATTGAGAAAGTGA
- a CDS encoding precorrin-6B methylase, whose product MEDHLFTNAHILAWLQYFAENTRVDLEKVKLLDITRKNKNLIPTVESHSSVLVFTEAGHPDIFYRMWDAGLGECDVWYNEGSDPAGPILHSKLKDMINRGINASAGMLILNPNARSTYKIGMRNSSFSRGSVHYVGNEIRAVILSKMHLAQGDTVCVISGESIAVESAILACEGTVIAVEYSQGDRTTMEENVRQFGLNNIAIIDHVDDETLAALPAPSLAFLVASASMEQELACLLRRNPHIEFLIYTLDFRCAATLPALFERLGIGETEVVQLSVSKLTAKGTFQTEPAPWLISGRS is encoded by the coding sequence ATGGAAGACCATCTGTTCACAAATGCCCATATCCTGGCCTGGCTCCAGTATTTTGCCGAGAATACCAGGGTGGACCTGGAAAAGGTAAAGCTGCTGGATATCACCAGAAAGAACAAAAACCTCATCCCCACAGTGGAGTCCCACTCCTCCGTGCTGGTATTCACTGAGGCGGGCCACCCGGATATCTTCTACCGCATGTGGGACGCGGGTCTGGGAGAATGCGACGTGTGGTACAACGAGGGTTCCGATCCCGCGGGTCCCATTCTCCACTCCAAGCTCAAGGATATGATCAACCGGGGGATCAACGCCTCCGCCGGTATGCTCATCCTCAACCCCAACGCCCGCTCCACCTATAAGATCGGCATGCGCAACTCCAGCTTCTCCCGGGGCTCCGTCCACTATGTGGGCAATGAGATCCGGGCGGTCATCCTCAGCAAGATGCACCTGGCCCAGGGAGATACGGTGTGCGTCATCTCCGGGGAATCCATCGCGGTGGAGTCGGCCATCCTCGCTTGTGAGGGCACTGTCATCGCGGTGGAGTACAGCCAGGGAGACCGCACCACCATGGAGGAGAATGTGCGGCAATTCGGCCTCAACAACATCGCCATCATCGATCACGTGGACGACGAAACGCTGGCAGCCCTGCCCGCCCCCTCACTGGCCTTCTTGGTGGCTTCCGCCAGCATGGAACAGGAACTCGCCTGCCTGCTGCGCCGCAACCCCCATATAGAATTCCTCATCTATACCCTGGATTTCCGCTGCGCGGCCACCCTGCCGGCCCTCTTTGAGCGCCTGGGCATCGGGGAGACCGAGGTGGTGCAGCTCTCGGTGTCCAAGCTCACGGCCAAAGGCACCTTCCAGACCGAGCCCGCCCCCTGGCTCATCTCCGGCAGGTCCTGA
- a CDS encoding 2-oxoacid:acceptor oxidoreductase family protein codes for MSKQMTEIRWHGRGGQGAKTACLLLADAAFSSGKYVQGFPEYGPERMGAPITAYNRISDVPCTIHSNIYQPDYVVVVDESLLSSVDVTAGLSQEGAVLINSPKAPGALRPLLRGYSGGVYTVDARRLSEQYLGGYFPNTPMLAAIVQVSRVLEPDQFAADMEASFRHKFATKPQVIEGNMKCLLQSMKEVRA; via the coding sequence ATGAGCAAGCAAATGACCGAGATCCGCTGGCATGGCCGGGGCGGGCAAGGGGCCAAGACCGCCTGCCTGCTGCTGGCCGACGCCGCCTTTTCCTCGGGCAAGTATGTCCAGGGCTTTCCGGAATACGGCCCCGAGCGCATGGGCGCCCCCATCACCGCCTATAACCGCATCAGCGACGTCCCCTGCACCATCCACTCCAACATCTATCAGCCAGACTACGTGGTGGTGGTGGACGAGTCCCTCCTCTCCTCGGTGGATGTCACCGCAGGGCTGAGCCAGGAGGGCGCCGTCCTCATCAATTCTCCCAAGGCCCCCGGTGCCCTGCGGCCCCTGCTGCGGGGTTATTCCGGCGGGGTGTACACCGTGGATGCCCGGCGCCTTTCCGAACAGTACCTGGGCGGCTATTTTCCCAACACCCCCATGCTCGCCGCCATCGTTCAGGTCAGCCGGGTGCTGGAGCCGGATCAGTTCGCGGCCGATATGGAGGCCAGCTTCCGGCACAAATTCGCCACCAAGCCCCAGGTCATCGAGGGCAACATGAAATGCCTGCTCCAATCCATGAAGGAGGTGCGCGCATGA